Proteins encoded by one window of Enterococcus faecalis:
- the pdhA gene encoding pyruvate dehydrogenase (acetyl-transferring) E1 component subunit alpha: MAKAKKQKPIDFKELMAKVDADFPTFQILDQDGKIVNEDLVPDLSDEELVELMTRMVWSRVLDQRSTALNRQGRLGFFAPTAGQEASQLASQFAMEKEDYLLPGYRDVPQLVQHGLPLREAFLWSRGHVAGNYYAEDLNALPPQIIIGAQYIQAAGVALGLKKRGKENVVFTYTGDGGSSQGDFYEAINFAGAYQANGVFIIQNNGFAISTPREKQTAAKTLAQKAVAAGIPGIQVDGMDPLAVYAIAKEARDWSAAGNGPVLIETLTYRYGPHTLSGDDPTRYRSKEMDDEWVQKDPLTRFRKYLTDKGLWSEAKEEEIIEKTKEEIKVAIAEADKAPKQKVSDFLKNMFEVQPQTIKEQIAFYEAKESK; the protein is encoded by the coding sequence ATGGCAAAGGCTAAGAAACAAAAACCTATTGACTTTAAAGAGCTAATGGCTAAAGTCGACGCTGATTTCCCAACTTTCCAAATCTTGGATCAAGATGGAAAAATTGTGAATGAAGATTTAGTACCTGATTTATCGGATGAGGAATTAGTTGAATTAATGACACGCATGGTTTGGTCTCGTGTGTTAGACCAACGTTCTACTGCATTAAACCGTCAAGGACGCTTAGGATTCTTCGCGCCAACAGCTGGACAAGAAGCAAGCCAATTGGCAAGTCAATTTGCAATGGAAAAAGAAGACTACTTACTACCAGGTTACCGTGATGTACCTCAATTAGTACAACATGGTTTACCATTAAGAGAAGCTTTCTTATGGTCTCGTGGTCACGTAGCAGGGAACTACTACGCGGAAGATTTAAATGCATTACCACCACAAATTATCATTGGTGCTCAATACATCCAAGCAGCTGGTGTTGCTTTAGGATTGAAAAAACGTGGAAAAGAAAATGTTGTCTTCACTTATACTGGTGACGGCGGTTCTTCACAAGGGGACTTCTATGAAGCAATTAACTTTGCTGGTGCTTACCAAGCAAACGGTGTCTTCATTATCCAAAACAATGGTTTTGCGATTTCTACACCTCGTGAAAAACAAACAGCGGCTAAAACTTTAGCTCAAAAAGCTGTTGCAGCAGGAATTCCTGGTATTCAAGTTGATGGTATGGATCCGTTAGCAGTTTACGCAATTGCAAAAGAAGCACGTGATTGGTCAGCTGCAGGAAATGGTCCAGTTTTAATTGAAACATTAACCTATCGTTATGGTCCACATACTTTATCTGGAGACGATCCAACACGTTACCGTTCAAAAGAAATGGATGACGAATGGGTACAAAAAGATCCATTGACTCGTTTCCGTAAATATCTAACAGATAAAGGCTTATGGTCTGAAGCAAAAGAAGAAGAAATTATTGAAAAAACAAAAGAAGAAATCAAAGTAGCGATTGCAGAAGCGGATAAAGCGCCAAAACAAAAAGTTTCTGATTTCTTGAAAAATATGTTTGAAGTTCAACCTCAAACAATTAAAGAACAAATTGCATTTTATGAAGCGAAGGAGTCGAAATAA
- a CDS encoding alpha-ketoacid dehydrogenase subunit beta, which translates to MAQKTMIQAITDALALELEKDENVLIFGEDVGNNGGVFRATEGLQEKFGEDRVFDTPLAESGIGGLAFGLALQGYRPVPEIQFFGFVFEVFDEIVGQMARTRYRMGGTRNMPITVRAPFGGGVHTPELHSDNLEGLIAQSPGVRVVIPSNPYDAKGLLISSIRSNDPVVYLEHMKLYRSFREEVPDEAYEVPLDKAAVTREGTDVSIITYGAMVREAIKAADSLAKDNISAEIIDLRTVAPLDVETIINSVEKTGRVVVVQEAQKQAGVGAMVVSEISERAVLSLEAPIGRVSAPDTIFPFGQAENIWLPNAKDIEAKAREIVEF; encoded by the coding sequence ATGGCACAAAAAACTATGATCCAAGCAATTACAGATGCCTTAGCTCTTGAATTAGAGAAAGACGAAAATGTCTTAATCTTCGGTGAAGACGTTGGTAACAACGGTGGGGTTTTCCGTGCAACTGAAGGTTTACAAGAAAAATTTGGTGAAGACCGCGTCTTCGATACACCTTTAGCTGAATCTGGTATCGGTGGATTGGCTTTCGGTCTTGCCTTGCAAGGTTACCGTCCAGTTCCTGAAATCCAATTCTTTGGTTTCGTTTTTGAAGTATTTGACGAAATCGTTGGTCAAATGGCTCGTACGCGTTACCGTATGGGGGGAACTCGTAATATGCCAATTACTGTTCGTGCCCCATTTGGTGGTGGTGTTCATACACCAGAACTTCACTCAGATAACTTAGAAGGATTAATCGCACAATCACCAGGTGTTCGTGTTGTTATTCCATCAAACCCTTACGATGCAAAAGGACTATTAATTTCATCTATTCGTAGCAACGATCCAGTTGTTTACTTAGAGCACATGAAATTATACCGTTCATTCCGTGAGGAAGTGCCAGACGAAGCTTATGAAGTGCCTTTAGATAAAGCGGCTGTAACTCGTGAAGGAACAGACGTATCAATCATCACTTACGGTGCTATGGTTCGTGAAGCGATTAAAGCAGCTGATAGCTTAGCGAAAGACAATATTTCAGCAGAAATCATTGACTTACGTACAGTGGCTCCTTTAGATGTGGAAACAATTATTAACTCTGTTGAAAAAACTGGCCGTGTGGTTGTCGTTCAAGAAGCACAAAAACAAGCTGGCGTTGGCGCTATGGTTGTTTCTGAAATTTCTGAACGTGCCGTATTATCATTAGAAGCACCAATCGGACGTGTATCTGCTCCAGATACAATCTTCCCATTCGGACAAGCAGAAAATATCTGGTTACCAAATGCGAAAGATATCGAAGCAAAAGCTAGAGAAATCGTCGAATTTTAA
- a CDS encoding dihydrolipoyllysine-residue acetyltransferase: MAYQFKLPDIGEGIAEGEIVKWFVKPGDTINEDDTLLEVQNDKSVEEIPSPVTGTVKNIVVPEGTVANVGDVLIEIDAPGHEDNDAAPAAPAQEQTPAQPAAVPTTEAAGGFFQFKLPDIGEGIAEGEIVKWFVKAGDTINEDDSLLEVQNDKSVEEIPSPVTGTVKNIVVPEGTVANVGDVLVEIDAPGHNSAAPAAAAPATDAPKAEASAPAASTGVVAAADPNKRVLAMPSVRQYAREKDVDITQVTATGKGGRVIKADIDAFVSGGSQAAPATEAAATEAAPKAEAAAPKAAPKAFTSDLGEMETREKMTPTRKAIAKAMVNSKHTAPHVTLHDEVEVSKLWDHRKKFKDVAAANGTKLTFLPYVVKALTSTVQKFPILNASIDDAAQEIVYKNYFNIGIATDTDHGLYVPNVKNANTKSMFAIADEINEKAALAIEGKLTAQDMRDGTITISNIGSVGGGWFTPVINYPEVAILGVGTIAQEPVVNADGEIVVGRMMKLSLSFDHRIVDGATAQKAMNNIKRLLADPELLLMEG, from the coding sequence ATGGCTTATCAGTTTAAATTACCGGATATCGGTGAAGGGATTGCCGAAGGCGAAATCGTTAAATGGTTTGTAAAACCTGGCGATACAATCAACGAAGACGATACGTTATTAGAAGTACAAAATGACAAATCAGTGGAAGAAATTCCATCACCAGTAACAGGTACTGTAAAAAATATCGTTGTACCAGAAGGAACAGTTGCAAACGTTGGTGACGTGTTAATCGAAATCGACGCACCTGGTCACGAAGATAACGATGCAGCACCAGCAGCTCCTGCACAAGAACAAACACCAGCACAACCTGCTGCTGTACCAACAACCGAAGCAGCTGGCGGATTTTTCCAATTCAAATTACCAGACATCGGTGAAGGAATTGCCGAAGGCGAAATCGTTAAATGGTTCGTTAAAGCGGGCGACACAATTAATGAAGATGATTCATTATTAGAAGTACAAAATGACAAATCAGTAGAAGAAATTCCATCACCAGTAACAGGTACTGTAAAAAATATCGTTGTACCAGAAGGAACAGTTGCCAATGTGGGTGACGTGTTAGTTGAAATTGACGCACCTGGTCATAATTCAGCAGCACCGGCAGCCGCAGCACCAGCTACTGACGCTCCTAAAGCGGAAGCATCAGCTCCAGCCGCTTCAACAGGCGTAGTTGCAGCCGCTGATCCAAACAAACGCGTTTTAGCAATGCCATCTGTTCGTCAGTATGCGCGTGAAAAAGACGTTGATATTACACAAGTAACTGCAACTGGTAAAGGTGGCCGTGTCATTAAAGCGGATATTGATGCCTTTGTTTCTGGTGGCTCTCAAGCAGCACCAGCTACTGAAGCTGCCGCAACAGAAGCAGCACCTAAAGCGGAAGCAGCTGCACCTAAAGCAGCGCCAAAAGCCTTTACTTCTGATTTAGGCGAAATGGAAACACGTGAAAAAATGACACCAACACGTAAAGCAATTGCTAAAGCAATGGTTAACAGCAAACACACTGCTCCTCACGTAACATTACATGATGAAGTAGAAGTTTCTAAATTATGGGATCACCGTAAGAAATTTAAAGATGTTGCTGCTGCAAATGGTACAAAATTAACATTCTTACCATACGTTGTAAAAGCATTGACTTCAACTGTTCAAAAATTCCCAATCTTGAATGCATCAATCGATGACGCAGCACAAGAAATTGTTTACAAAAATTACTTTAACATTGGTATCGCTACTGATACAGATCATGGCTTATATGTACCAAATGTTAAAAATGCTAATACGAAGAGCATGTTTGCTATCGCTGATGAAATCAACGAAAAAGCAGCATTGGCTATCGAAGGCAAATTAACTGCACAAGATATGCGTGATGGTACAATCACAATTAGTAACATTGGTTCAGTCGGTGGCGGCTGGTTTACACCAGTAATCAACTACCCTGAAGTTGCTATTTTAGGCGTTGGTACAATTGCACAAGAACCAGTTGTTAATGCAGACGGCGAAATCGTTGTGGGACGCATGATGAAATTATCATTAAGCTTTGACCACCGTATCGTTGACGGCGCAACTGCTCAAAAAGCAATGAACAACATTAAACGCTTATTAGCTGATCCAGAATTACTATTAATGGAAGGATGA
- the lpdA gene encoding dihydrolipoyl dehydrogenase: protein MVVGDFAIELDTVVIGAGPGGYVAAIRAAEMGQKVAIIEREYIGGVCLNVGCIPSKALIAAGHHYQEAQDSSTFGVTAKGVKLDFAKTQDWKDNTVVKSLTSGVGMLLKKHKVEIIEGEAFFVDENTLRVIHPDSAQTYSFNNAIVATGSRPIEIPGFKFGGRVLDSTGGLNLKEVPKKFVIIGGGVIGAELGGAYANLGSEVTILEGSPSILPTYEKDMVKVVTDDFKKKNVTIVTSAMAKEAVDNGDSVTVKYEVNGKEESVEADYVMVTVGRRPNTDDLGLEQAGVEIGERGLIPVDNQGRTNVKNIFAIGDIVPGAALAHKASYEAKIAAEAISGKKVAVDYKAMPAVAFTDPELASVGMTVAEAKEAGIEAKGYKFPFAGNGRAISLDKTEGFMRLVTTVEDNVIIGAQIAGVGASDMISELALAIESGMNAEDIALTIHPHPSLGEITMDTAELALGLPIHI, encoded by the coding sequence ATGGTAGTAGGAGATTTCGCCATTGAACTAGATACAGTCGTAATCGGAGCTGGTCCTGGAGGATACGTTGCCGCAATTCGTGCCGCAGAAATGGGTCAAAAAGTTGCGATTATCGAACGTGAATACATCGGAGGCGTTTGTTTAAACGTTGGATGTATTCCTTCAAAAGCTTTAATTGCTGCTGGACATCATTACCAAGAAGCACAAGATTCTTCAACTTTTGGTGTAACAGCTAAAGGAGTCAAATTAGACTTTGCAAAAACACAAGACTGGAAAGATAACACAGTTGTTAAATCATTAACAAGCGGCGTTGGCATGTTATTGAAAAAACACAAAGTAGAAATTATTGAAGGCGAAGCATTTTTCGTTGACGAAAATACATTGCGTGTTATTCACCCAGACTCAGCACAAACTTACTCATTCAATAATGCTATTGTAGCAACAGGTTCTCGTCCAATTGAAATCCCAGGATTCAAATTTGGCGGACGCGTGTTAGATTCTACAGGCGGTTTAAACTTAAAAGAAGTTCCTAAAAAATTCGTTATTATCGGTGGCGGTGTCATCGGTGCTGAATTAGGTGGCGCTTATGCTAACTTAGGTTCAGAAGTAACAATTTTAGAAGGTAGCCCATCAATTTTACCAACTTATGAAAAAGATATGGTTAAAGTTGTCACAGACGACTTCAAGAAGAAAAACGTAACAATCGTGACTTCTGCAATGGCTAAAGAAGCTGTTGACAATGGCGATAGCGTCACTGTTAAATATGAAGTTAACGGAAAAGAAGAAAGTGTTGAAGCAGATTACGTAATGGTCACTGTTGGACGTCGTCCAAACACAGACGACTTAGGCTTAGAACAAGCGGGCGTTGAAATTGGCGAACGTGGTTTAATCCCAGTTGACAACCAAGGACGTACTAACGTGAAAAACATCTTCGCAATCGGCGACATCGTACCAGGTGCTGCGTTAGCGCATAAAGCAAGCTACGAAGCAAAAATTGCTGCTGAAGCAATTTCTGGTAAGAAAGTTGCAGTTGATTACAAAGCAATGCCAGCTGTTGCCTTTACTGATCCAGAATTGGCAAGCGTTGGTATGACTGTTGCAGAAGCAAAAGAAGCGGGAATCGAAGCAAAAGGCTATAAATTCCCATTTGCTGGTAACGGCCGTGCAATCTCTTTAGATAAAACTGAAGGATTCATGCGTTTAGTTACAACTGTAGAAGACAATGTCATCATCGGTGCACAAATTGCCGGTGTCGGTGCAAGTGACATGATTTCTGAATTAGCTTTAGCTATTGAATCTGGCATGAATGCAGAAGACATTGCTTTAACAATCCACCCACACCCATCATTGGGCGAAATCACTATGGATACAGCTGAATTGGCTTTAGGTTTACCAATTCATATTTAA
- a CDS encoding PocR ligand-binding domain-containing protein has product MTVELKNILDLEKWEKLQESLALSTRLAIILVDYKGRPVTKHSQVQPFCQLVRHSPELSKLCEKCDARGGLEAVRTGQPFTYRCHFNIVDMAIPIIVDDQYVGAIMAGEVLLEDHQEELEQVLTMNDAFIQEFLVTHQELYQQYPVLELADLEKSATLIADLSQYIISEAIKKDYLINTYKQSLQISSRKEELEPLNMIQKDIQQTLLTAQLTPSSAYQTKNKQLQPVLDALWENKSLRLNLQELADLVHLTPTYLSRLLKEEFGIPFSQFYRQLKITWAKQLLLETDKTIAQISEDLGFVEDSYFVRIFKQETGETPLKYRKRKNRA; this is encoded by the coding sequence ATGACTGTAGAATTAAAAAATATTTTAGATTTAGAAAAGTGGGAAAAATTGCAAGAATCATTGGCCTTAAGCACTCGTTTAGCTATTATTTTAGTCGATTATAAAGGTCGTCCTGTGACGAAACATAGTCAAGTTCAACCCTTTTGCCAACTGGTACGTCACTCCCCTGAGCTCTCAAAACTTTGTGAAAAATGTGATGCTCGTGGTGGCTTGGAAGCTGTTCGCACTGGTCAGCCTTTTACCTACCGTTGTCACTTTAACATCGTTGATATGGCCATCCCCATTATTGTTGATGACCAGTATGTAGGAGCCATTATGGCTGGTGAAGTTTTGCTCGAAGATCACCAAGAAGAGTTAGAACAGGTTTTAACCATGAATGATGCCTTCATTCAAGAATTTTTAGTAACACACCAAGAGCTGTATCAACAATACCCTGTTTTAGAACTAGCAGACTTAGAAAAGAGCGCGACATTAATCGCTGATCTAAGCCAATATATTATTTCTGAAGCCATCAAAAAAGATTATTTAATCAATACGTACAAACAGTCCTTACAGATTAGTTCGCGAAAAGAAGAGCTGGAGCCATTGAATATGATCCAAAAAGATATTCAACAAACTTTATTAACTGCTCAATTAACTCCTTCAAGTGCCTATCAAACTAAAAATAAGCAATTACAACCGGTTTTAGATGCCCTTTGGGAAAACAAATCGCTGCGTTTAAATTTACAAGAACTGGCAGACCTTGTTCATTTGACACCGACGTATTTAAGTCGTTTATTAAAAGAGGAGTTTGGTATTCCCTTTAGTCAATTTTATCGACAATTAAAAATCACATGGGCTAAACAGCTTCTTTTGGAGACAGATAAAACAATTGCCCAAATCAGTGAAGATTTAGGGTTTGTTGAAGATAGCTATTTTGTCCGGATCTTTAAACAAGAAACGGGTGAAACACCCCTTAAATACCGTAAAAGAAAGAACAGAGCATAA
- a CDS encoding glycerol dehydrogenase, producing the protein MRKALILPTKYVQGEDELLNLGYFVSTFGKKALLIANPADVDRVRPQLEETAKKFDITFVEGGFSGEVTREETKRLQNVGQKEQADCIIGLGGGKAIDASKVVAEGENLIIVPTIAAQDAPTSHSAVLYHEDGSFDDYAYFKQSPSVVMVDTKVVAKAPTRFLVAGMGDALSTYFEARATHNSYSRVNASLPMGSREGLTPAASGTYAALAMAKLCWENLQEDGLKAKLACDANVVTESLNKIIETNILLSGLGFESGGLAAAHAIHNGMTVLPGAHSYLHGEKVAFATIAQLVLEDAAKDELEAVLDFSASVGLPLTLSDIGVDEITYEEALEVAKIACIPEESIHSMPFPIVVEEVANAIIVADKVGQEYKTRHKLD; encoded by the coding sequence ATGAGAAAAGCATTGATTTTACCAACGAAATATGTTCAAGGGGAAGATGAATTACTAAACTTAGGTTACTTCGTTTCAACTTTTGGAAAAAAAGCGTTACTAATTGCAAATCCTGCTGACGTTGATCGTGTACGTCCACAATTGGAAGAAACAGCGAAAAAGTTTGACATTACCTTCGTAGAGGGTGGCTTTAGTGGAGAAGTAACGCGTGAAGAAACAAAGCGCTTGCAAAACGTTGGACAAAAAGAACAAGCAGACTGTATCATTGGTTTAGGTGGCGGTAAAGCAATCGATGCTTCAAAAGTCGTAGCAGAAGGTGAAAACTTAATTATTGTACCAACGATTGCGGCTCAAGATGCACCAACTTCGCATTCAGCTGTACTATATCATGAAGATGGCTCATTTGATGATTATGCTTACTTTAAACAAAGTCCAAGCGTCGTTATGGTTGATACAAAAGTGGTTGCCAAAGCGCCAACTAGATTTTTAGTTGCTGGAATGGGGGATGCCTTATCCACATATTTTGAAGCACGCGCAACACACAATTCATATTCTCGGGTTAATGCTAGTTTGCCAATGGGTTCAAGAGAAGGCTTAACGCCTGCTGCTAGCGGCACATATGCAGCTTTGGCCATGGCAAAACTTTGCTGGGAAAACCTCCAGGAAGATGGGTTAAAAGCGAAATTAGCTTGTGATGCAAATGTGGTTACTGAATCATTGAATAAGATTATCGAAACAAATATCTTACTTTCAGGCTTAGGTTTTGAAAGTGGCGGTTTAGCTGCAGCGCATGCGATTCATAACGGTATGACAGTCTTACCTGGTGCGCACAGTTATTTACATGGTGAAAAAGTAGCCTTTGCAACGATTGCACAACTTGTATTAGAAGATGCAGCAAAAGACGAATTAGAAGCTGTTTTAGACTTTAGCGCTTCTGTAGGTTTACCATTAACGCTTTCAGACATTGGTGTCGATGAAATCACTTATGAAGAAGCATTGGAAGTAGCCAAAATTGCTTGCATTCCAGAAGAATCAATTCATTCAATGCCATTCCCAATTGTCGTTGAAGAAGTAGCGAATGCAATCATTGTTGCAGATAAAGTCGGACAAGAATATAAAACAAGACATAAATTAGATTAA
- the dhaM gene encoding dihydroxyacetone kinase phosphoryl donor subunit DhaM, with product MKADILLVSHSKMITDGIKEMIEQMNASEEITIHSLGGTSDGSLGSDPMKIIDTINEADSDREFLIFADLGSAVLSSELAFDMLEEDQQKHYHLVDAPLVEGAFAAAITAGVSDDLTQILAEAQNAGKKGWN from the coding sequence ATGAAAGCAGATATTTTACTCGTTTCACATAGCAAAATGATTACAGATGGTATTAAAGAGATGATTGAACAGATGAACGCCAGTGAAGAAATTACAATTCATTCACTTGGTGGTACATCAGATGGTTCATTAGGTTCAGATCCAATGAAAATCATTGACACGATTAACGAAGCGGACTCTGACCGAGAATTTTTAATTTTTGCCGATTTAGGCAGTGCCGTTTTAAGTTCAGAATTAGCTTTTGATATGCTAGAAGAAGACCAACAGAAACATTATCATTTAGTCGATGCACCATTGGTTGAAGGTGCCTTTGCGGCAGCAATTACTGCAGGTGTCTCAGATGATTTGACGCAAATTTTAGCAGAAGCTCAAAATGCTGGTAAGAAAGGGTGGAACTAA